One region of Magnetovibrio sp. PR-2 genomic DNA includes:
- the sixA gene encoding phosphohistidine phosphatase SixA: protein MKLYLVQHADALSKADNPERPLSEKGVADAVRMAAFLDVAGVRVDEVVHSGKKRAQETANILANAIWPGHSTLEMEGLSPNDSTDHLYHGAQAAGGDICVVGHLPFMERIAARLLTGTEDGLQVGFTPATIVCLQRDDTGTAGPSGWHLVWMQTPDILSSS from the coding sequence ATGAAACTGTACCTTGTGCAACACGCCGATGCGTTGTCCAAAGCCGACAACCCAGAACGGCCCTTAAGCGAAAAGGGCGTGGCCGACGCGGTGCGCATGGCGGCTTTTCTGGACGTGGCCGGAGTGCGCGTGGACGAGGTCGTGCATTCGGGGAAAAAACGTGCGCAAGAAACAGCGAATATCTTGGCCAACGCCATTTGGCCGGGGCACTCTACGTTGGAAATGGAAGGCTTAAGCCCCAACGACAGCACCGACCATCTCTATCACGGCGCACAAGCGGCAGGGGGCGATATCTGCGTCGTCGGACATTTGCCGTTCATGGAGCGCATCGCGGCACGCTTGCTGACGGGAACAGAAGACGGTCTGCAAGTGGGGTTCACACCGGCGACGATTGTATGTTTGCAGCGCGACGACACGGGCACGGCCGGGCCGTCGGGGTGGCATTTGGTCTGGATGCAAACGCCGGACATTCTGTCCTCTTCATAA
- a CDS encoding primosomal protein N', translated as MSDDSMEMGPGERCGVLLPVPLGKVYDYKVPPGLSLRPGDFVRVPLGPRKLIGVVWGEGAGDVADSKLRAVFEKLPAPPMSEVSRKFVDWVASYTLSSQGAVLKMAMSVTDAIEPPKGVKAYRVADPLPDIKMTKTRESVLKVLKDGPPLTASEAALEAGCSPAVVAGLAKQGALVEAQQVRPQHFDRPDPDKAGPELSPAQKYAADQMAAKVGRERYTSMLLDGVPGSGKTEVYFEAVAEAVRQGKQVLVLLPEIALGSQWLARFEKRFDARPAQWHSDLGQRERRETWRAVADGRASVVVGARSALFLPYKDLALIVVDEEHDPAFKQEEGVIYHARDMAVVRGHLGKIPVCLASATPSLESVINAQTGKYALLHLPERHGGAVLPELDLIDMRKEKLPATRWLSPSLQEALTQTFEAGQQAMLFLNRRGYAPLTLCRTCGFRMKCPNCSAWLVEHRVRGRLQCHHCGHNIQMPTQCPECSCEGTFAACGPGVERLAEEAMNTFPDARLAMASSDTITGPMAAQALVEKIERHDVDLIIGTQLVAKGYHFPLLTLVGVVDGDLGLAGGDLRAAERTYQLLYQVAGRAGRGDKPGRVLVQTFQPDHAVMQAMKSGVRDSFIAEEIRAREELSMPPFGRLVSLIVSGKNVIDVENQAANLARSAPRYDGVQVLGPAPAPLAQLRGKFRHRLLMKLESGVAPQKIVSEWLGRVTRVKGARIQIDVDPQSFL; from the coding sequence ATGAGTGACGATTCGATGGAAATGGGACCAGGTGAACGGTGCGGCGTTTTGCTGCCGGTGCCGTTGGGTAAGGTCTATGACTATAAAGTCCCGCCAGGCCTAAGCCTGCGCCCCGGCGATTTTGTGCGCGTGCCATTGGGGCCGCGCAAGCTCATCGGCGTGGTTTGGGGCGAAGGCGCGGGGGACGTCGCGGACAGTAAATTGCGCGCCGTCTTTGAAAAGTTGCCCGCCCCGCCCATGAGCGAAGTCTCGCGCAAATTCGTCGATTGGGTCGCGAGCTACACCTTGTCGTCTCAGGGTGCCGTTTTAAAGATGGCCATGAGTGTGACCGACGCCATTGAACCGCCCAAGGGGGTGAAGGCCTACCGTGTGGCCGACCCGCTGCCTGACATCAAAATGACCAAGACCCGCGAAAGTGTGTTGAAGGTTCTCAAAGACGGCCCGCCGCTCACCGCGTCCGAAGCGGCGTTGGAGGCCGGGTGCTCGCCTGCGGTCGTTGCGGGGCTCGCCAAACAAGGCGCGCTGGTCGAAGCCCAACAGGTCCGGCCTCAGCACTTCGATCGACCCGACCCGGACAAAGCGGGGCCAGAGCTGTCGCCAGCACAGAAATATGCCGCCGACCAAATGGCGGCGAAGGTGGGGCGGGAACGCTATACATCCATGCTGCTGGACGGCGTGCCGGGCTCGGGCAAGACCGAGGTCTATTTCGAAGCCGTCGCCGAAGCTGTGCGCCAGGGCAAACAGGTTTTGGTGTTGTTGCCGGAAATCGCGCTGGGGTCACAGTGGCTGGCGCGGTTTGAAAAGCGTTTTGACGCGCGCCCGGCCCAGTGGCATTCAGACCTGGGCCAGCGCGAACGGCGCGAAACGTGGCGCGCGGTGGCGGACGGACGGGCCAGCGTCGTGGTCGGTGCACGCTCGGCTTTGTTTCTGCCTTACAAAGATTTGGCCCTGATTGTCGTGGACGAAGAACACGACCCGGCCTTTAAACAAGAAGAGGGCGTTATCTATCATGCCCGGGACATGGCGGTTGTCCGTGGGCACTTGGGGAAAATCCCGGTTTGTTTGGCCTCGGCCACGCCATCGCTGGAAAGCGTGATCAATGCACAAACCGGCAAATATGCCCTGTTGCATTTGCCCGAACGCCATGGCGGTGCGGTTCTGCCGGAGCTCGACTTGATCGACATGCGCAAGGAAAAGCTGCCCGCGACGCGCTGGTTGTCGCCCAGTTTGCAAGAGGCGCTCACCCAAACCTTCGAAGCGGGCCAGCAGGCCATGCTGTTTTTGAACCGGCGCGGCTATGCGCCGCTGACCCTGTGTCGGACCTGCGGGTTTCGCATGAAATGTCCCAACTGTTCGGCGTGGCTGGTGGAACACCGGGTGCGGGGGCGTTTGCAGTGTCACCACTGCGGCCACAACATTCAGATGCCCACCCAGTGCCCCGAATGTTCTTGCGAAGGCACCTTTGCCGCGTGCGGGCCGGGGGTGGAGCGCTTGGCCGAAGAGGCCATGAACACGTTCCCCGACGCCCGCTTAGCCATGGCGAGCTCCGACACCATTACCGGACCCATGGCCGCCCAAGCGTTGGTGGAGAAAATTGAGCGTCACGACGTGGACTTAATTATCGGCACGCAATTGGTGGCAAAGGGCTACCACTTTCCGCTGTTGACCCTCGTGGGCGTGGTGGATGGGGACCTCGGTCTGGCCGGGGGCGATCTGCGTGCGGCGGAGCGGACTTATCAGCTTTTGTATCAAGTCGCCGGGCGCGCCGGGCGCGGGGACAAGCCTGGCCGCGTGCTGGTGCAGACGTTTCAGCCCGACCATGCGGTGATGCAGGCGATGAAGTCCGGCGTGCGCGACAGCTTCATTGCCGAAGAGATCCGCGCGCGCGAAGAACTCTCCATGCCGCCGTTCGGACGCTTGGTGTCGCTGATTGTGTCGGGGAAAAACGTCATCGATGTGGAAAATCAGGCCGCCAACCTGGCGCGTTCGGCGCCCAGATATGACGGGGTCCAAGTTTTGGGCCCGGCACCCGCCCCTTTGGCCCAATTGCGGGGCAAATTTCGCCACAGATTGCTCATGAAACTGGAATCTGGTGTTGCACCGCAAAAAATTGTGAGCGAATGGTTAGGCCGCGTCACCCGCGTCAAGGGTGCCCGAATCCAAATCGACGTCGATCCGCAAAGTTTTTTGTAA
- the atpD gene encoding F0F1 ATP synthase subunit beta — protein MANIGHITQVLGAVVDVRFPSGDLPNILTALDLEHEGKRLVLEVAQHLGENVVRTIAMDSTDGIQRGAEVHDTGEPISVPVGPETLGRIMNVIGEPIDERGPVETKATAPIHNEAPEFADQSTDAEILETGIKVVDLIGPYAKGGKIGLFGGAGVGKTVLIMELINNIAKGHGGYSVFAGVGERTREGNDLYHEMIESGVIDLEGDGSKAALVYGQMNEPPGARARVALTGLTLAEYFRDQEGQDVLFFVDNIFRFTQAGSEVSALLGRIPSAVGYQPTLATDMGALQERITSTKKGSVTSVQAIYVPADDLTDPAPATSFAHLDATTVLSRQIAELGIYPAVDPLDSTSRVLDPRVVGEEHYGVATEVQQVLQTYKGLQDIIAILGMDELSEEDKMIVARARKIQRFLSQPFHVAEVFTGSPGKLVSLEDTIKGFKGIVEGEYDHLPEAAFYMVGTIDEAIEKAKEMAAEAA, from the coding sequence ATGGCAAACATCGGACATATCACTCAGGTTTTGGGCGCCGTTGTCGACGTGCGTTTCCCGTCGGGAGACCTTCCCAACATCCTGACCGCTTTGGATCTTGAGCACGAAGGCAAACGCCTGGTTTTGGAAGTTGCACAGCACTTGGGCGAAAACGTCGTTCGCACGATTGCTATGGACTCTACCGACGGTATTCAACGCGGCGCAGAAGTTCACGACACCGGCGAGCCGATCTCGGTTCCCGTTGGTCCGGAAACGCTGGGCCGTATCATGAACGTCATCGGCGAGCCGATTGACGAACGTGGCCCGGTTGAAACCAAAGCAACCGCACCGATCCACAACGAAGCCCCGGAATTCGCAGACCAGTCTACGGACGCGGAAATCCTGGAAACCGGCATCAAAGTCGTTGACTTGATCGGCCCTTACGCCAAAGGCGGTAAGATCGGTCTGTTCGGCGGTGCTGGTGTGGGTAAAACGGTTCTGATTATGGAACTGATCAACAACATCGCAAAAGGCCACGGTGGTTATTCCGTGTTTGCCGGTGTTGGTGAACGTACCCGTGAAGGTAACGATCTGTACCACGAAATGATCGAATCCGGCGTTATCGACCTCGAAGGTGACGGCTCCAAAGCTGCCCTGGTTTATGGTCAGATGAACGAACCGCCGGGAGCACGTGCACGTGTGGCTCTGACGGGTCTGACGCTGGCTGAATACTTCCGCGACCAAGAAGGCCAGGACGTGTTGTTCTTCGTGGATAACATCTTCCGCTTCACTCAAGCTGGTTCCGAAGTGTCCGCTTTGTTGGGTCGTATCCCGTCTGCTGTGGGTTACCAGCCGACGTTGGCCACAGACATGGGTGCTTTGCAAGAACGCATTACCTCCACCAAAAAAGGTTCTGTGACGTCTGTGCAAGCTATCTACGTTCCTGCGGATGACTTGACTGACCCCGCACCGGCAACCTCGTTTGCTCACTTGGACGCAACCACGGTTTTGTCCCGTCAGATCGCCGAGCTCGGCATCTACCCGGCTGTTGATCCGCTGGACTCCACGTCCCGCGTTTTGGATCCGCGCGTTGTTGGTGAAGAACACTACGGCGTTGCCACCGAAGTTCAGCAGGTTCTGCAAACCTACAAAGGTCTGCAAGACATCATCGCGATCTTGGGTATGGACGAACTGTCCGAAGAAGACAAAATGATCGTTGCTCGCGCACGCAAAATCCAACGCTTCTTGTCCCAACCGTTCCACGTTGCTGAAGTTTTCACGGGTTCCCCGGGTAAACTGGTTTCCTTGGAAGACACCATCAAAGGCTTTAAAGGCATCGTCGAAGGCGAATACGATCACCTTCCCGAAGCGGCCTTCTACATGGTTGGCACCATCGACGAAGCGATCGAAAAAGCGAAGGAAATGGCTGCGGAAGCTGCCTAA
- the atpA gene encoding F0F1 ATP synthase subunit alpha produces MDIRAAEISAILKDQIANFGTEAEVAEVGQVLSVGDGIARVYGLDNVQAGEMVEFPGAIKGMALNLEEDNVGVVIFGDDRTIKEGDTVKRTGEIVDVPTGKGLLGRVVDGLGNPIDGKGPIEDATRSRVEVKAPGIIPRKSVHEPMQTGLKAIDSLIPIGRGQRELIIGDRQTGKTAVIIDTIINQKSINDAATEDSEKLFCIYVAVGQKRSTVAQLVKSLEENGAMEYSVVVAATASDPAPMQFLAPYTGATIGEFFRDNGQHAVIFYDDLTKQAVAYRQMSLLLRRPPGREAYPGDVFYLHSRLLERACKLGDKAGNGSLTALPVIETQAGDVSAYIPTNVISITDGQIFLESELFYKGIRPAVNVGLSVSRVGSSAQVKAMKQVAGSIKLELAQYREMAAFAQFASDLDPATQKLLARGARLTELLKQPQYSPLTVEEQVAIIYSGVKGYLDKIDTKDVTRYEHALLGEFRSKGADILATIRDEKALSEETEGKLAKFIEDFTKTFA; encoded by the coding sequence ATGGATATCCGTGCCGCGGAAATTTCCGCAATTCTGAAAGATCAAATCGCTAATTTTGGAACCGAAGCAGAAGTTGCTGAGGTTGGTCAGGTCCTGTCCGTTGGTGACGGTATCGCTCGCGTTTACGGTTTGGACAATGTCCAAGCCGGTGAAATGGTCGAGTTCCCGGGCGCCATTAAAGGCATGGCGCTCAACCTCGAAGAAGACAACGTTGGTGTTGTTATCTTCGGCGATGACCGTACCATCAAAGAAGGCGACACTGTTAAACGTACCGGTGAAATCGTTGACGTACCGACCGGCAAAGGCCTTCTGGGCCGTGTTGTCGACGGTCTCGGCAACCCCATCGACGGTAAAGGCCCGATCGAAGACGCGACCCGCAGTCGTGTTGAAGTGAAAGCCCCGGGCATCATCCCGCGTAAATCGGTTCACGAACCGATGCAAACGGGTTTGAAAGCGATCGACTCTCTGATCCCCATTGGCCGCGGCCAACGTGAATTGATCATTGGTGACCGCCAAACCGGTAAAACCGCCGTGATCATCGACACCATCATCAACCAAAAAAGCATTAACGACGCCGCGACGGAGGACAGCGAGAAGCTGTTCTGCATCTATGTGGCTGTCGGTCAGAAGCGCTCCACGGTTGCTCAGTTGGTGAAATCTCTCGAAGAGAACGGCGCGATGGAATACTCCGTGGTTGTGGCGGCTACCGCTTCCGACCCGGCTCCGATGCAGTTCTTGGCACCGTACACGGGTGCGACCATCGGTGAATTCTTCCGCGACAATGGCCAGCACGCGGTCATCTTCTACGATGATTTGACCAAGCAAGCTGTTGCGTATCGCCAAATGTCTCTGTTGCTGCGCCGCCCGCCGGGCCGCGAAGCTTATCCGGGTGACGTGTTCTACTTGCACTCTCGCTTGTTGGAACGCGCCTGTAAGCTGGGCGACAAAGCCGGCAACGGTTCTTTGACGGCTCTGCCGGTCATCGAAACCCAAGCTGGTGACGTGTCCGCATACATTCCGACCAACGTGATTTCCATCACCGACGGTCAGATCTTCTTGGAATCGGAACTCTTCTACAAAGGCATCCGCCCGGCTGTGAACGTCGGTCTGTCGGTGTCTCGTGTGGGTTCATCCGCTCAGGTGAAAGCCATGAAGCAGGTTGCTGGCTCCATTAAGTTGGAACTGGCTCAGTACCGTGAAATGGCAGCGTTTGCGCAGTTCGCATCCGACTTGGATCCGGCGACGCAGAAACTGCTGGCCCGTGGTGCACGTTTGACCGAGCTTTTGAAGCAGCCGCAGTACAGCCCGCTCACCGTTGAAGAGCAGGTTGCGATTATCTACTCGGGTGTTAAAGGCTACCTGGATAAGATCGACACCAAAGACGTGACCCGTTACGAGCATGCTTTGCTCGGCGAGTTCCGCTCCAAAGGTGCCGACATCCTGGCCACCATCCGCGATGAGAAAGCGCTGTCTGAAGAAACCGAAGGCAAACTGGCGAAGTTCATCGAAGACTTCACTAAAACGTTTGCTTAA
- the sixA gene encoding phosphohistidine phosphatase SixA, with product MRLYLVRHGKAEFGADEDANRHLSPRGRYDVDMIGQHMARQDIPIKHIFHSGLVRAHETAEILGLHLAPKVEPELLSGIEPWGDVKAFAKLAESWKEPTIVCGHEPFMGSAVSQLVTGKPGNDLVEVKTGSVMALSPAKWGDNWVLRWMLNPRIIRGPKTMED from the coding sequence ATGCGATTATATTTGGTGCGCCACGGTAAGGCCGAGTTTGGAGCGGACGAAGACGCCAACCGTCATTTGTCGCCGCGCGGACGCTATGATGTGGACATGATCGGCCAACATATGGCACGCCAGGACATTCCGATCAAACACATCTTCCATTCTGGTCTGGTTCGTGCGCACGAAACGGCGGAAATTTTGGGCCTTCATTTGGCCCCGAAAGTCGAACCGGAACTCCTATCCGGCATTGAGCCATGGGGTGATGTGAAAGCCTTCGCCAAATTGGCGGAGAGCTGGAAAGAGCCCACAATCGTCTGCGGGCACGAACCGTTCATGGGCTCGGCGGTTTCTCAACTTGTGACGGGCAAGCCGGGAAACGACTTGGTCGAGGTGAAAACAGGCTCGGTGATGGCGCTGAGCCCGGCCAAATGGGGCGACAACTGGGTGCTGCGTTGGATGCTCAATCCGCGCATCATCCGCGGCCCCAAAACCATGGAGGATTGA
- a CDS encoding F0F1 ATP synthase subunit gamma has translation MPNLKDLKNRIDSVKSTRKITSAMKMVAAAKLRRAQEAAESARAYSERMDTVLRSLAGSFAGQEGGPELLAGNGNDQTHLLVVFTSDRGLCGGFNGSIVRESRRLVHEMKGEGKTVKLLCVGRKGADLLKAEFKGDIVDSVIGVGGKKGIQYAEATAVSDKITEMYEAGEFDVCSIVFNKFQSAMTQIVTNTQLIPFASDDAMDPADDGELKAAYEFEPEETEILEVLLPKNLGVQVFQAMLESSASEHGARMTAMDNATRNAGDMIDKLTLTYNRSRQAAITSELIEIISGAEAL, from the coding sequence ATGCCTAACCTTAAGGACCTAAAAAACCGGATCGACAGCGTCAAATCGACGCGCAAGATCACTTCGGCCATGAAAATGGTTGCGGCGGCTAAACTCCGTCGCGCCCAGGAGGCCGCCGAGTCCGCTCGCGCTTATTCCGAGCGCATGGACACGGTGCTGCGTTCCCTTGCCGGCTCTTTCGCCGGTCAGGAAGGTGGTCCGGAGCTTCTTGCCGGTAACGGTAACGACCAGACGCATTTGTTGGTCGTTTTCACTTCGGACCGTGGCCTGTGTGGCGGCTTCAACGGCTCCATCGTTCGCGAATCCCGTCGTCTCGTTCACGAGATGAAGGGCGAAGGCAAAACGGTGAAACTGTTGTGTGTCGGGCGCAAAGGTGCGGACCTTCTGAAAGCTGAATTCAAAGGCGATATCGTTGATAGCGTCATTGGTGTCGGCGGCAAGAAGGGCATCCAATACGCCGAAGCAACCGCCGTATCCGATAAGATCACGGAAATGTATGAAGCAGGCGAGTTTGATGTCTGCTCCATCGTCTTCAACAAATTCCAATCGGCCATGACGCAAATCGTCACGAACACCCAGCTGATCCCGTTTGCATCGGACGATGCAATGGACCCGGCTGACGACGGTGAGCTGAAAGCTGCGTACGAATTCGAACCCGAAGAAACCGAAATCTTGGAAGTCTTGCTTCCCAAGAACCTCGGTGTTCAAGTTTTCCAAGCTATGTTGGAAAGCTCGGCGTCCGAACACGGCGCACGCATGACCGCTATGGACAACGCTACCCGCAACGCTGGGGACATGATCGACAAGTTGACGCTGACGTACAACCGTTCGCGTCAGGCGGCGATCACCAGTGAATTGATTGAAATTATCTCCGGCGCGGAAGCGCTGTAA
- a CDS encoding tyrosine recombinase XerC: MAVPGLNGTPLQDVPAAPDVVNALSKWLDWLSHEKRYSPHTIDNYLRDCAKFLSFLSAHKGRAPDLNMLDNLKALDFRSWLARLNDAGKSRTTMARQFSSLRTLYKYLEREGLVNNAAVHAVRTPKLPKSVPKALTMEDALEMVETVSQLSDEPWVGKRDEALLKLLYGCGLRISEALNLNVCDIPAGDTMTITGKGNKQRVVPVLPAVKSAIEAYVKASPYPQTQDSPLFLGVRGKRLNPGTAEAQVRKIRALMGLPDSVTPHALRHSFATHLLSGGGDLRTIQELMGHETLSTTQRYTDVDAQRLHAVYSTAHPRAKRRR, from the coding sequence ATGGCTGTCCCAGGGCTAAACGGTACACCTCTGCAAGACGTTCCGGCGGCGCCGGATGTTGTGAATGCGCTGTCCAAGTGGCTGGATTGGCTCAGCCATGAAAAACGCTATAGCCCCCACACAATCGACAATTACCTACGCGATTGTGCAAAGTTTCTGAGCTTTCTCAGCGCCCACAAAGGCCGCGCGCCCGACCTCAATATGTTGGACAACCTCAAAGCCCTGGATTTTCGCAGTTGGCTGGCGCGGCTCAATGACGCCGGGAAAAGCCGCACCACCATGGCCCGCCAGTTTTCATCGCTGCGCACCCTTTATAAATATCTTGAGCGCGAAGGGCTGGTGAACAACGCCGCCGTTCACGCTGTGCGCACGCCCAAGCTGCCTAAATCTGTGCCCAAGGCGTTGACCATGGAAGACGCCCTGGAAATGGTCGAAACCGTGAGCCAACTCAGCGACGAGCCCTGGGTTGGTAAGCGTGATGAAGCGTTGTTGAAACTGCTGTACGGCTGTGGTCTGCGCATCAGCGAAGCCCTGAACCTCAACGTCTGTGACATTCCCGCAGGCGACACCATGACCATCACCGGCAAAGGCAACAAGCAACGCGTCGTGCCGGTCCTGCCTGCCGTCAAATCCGCCATTGAAGCCTACGTCAAAGCATCGCCCTACCCGCAGACCCAGGACAGCCCGCTGTTTTTGGGCGTGCGTGGAAAACGCCTTAACCCCGGCACCGCCGAAGCCCAAGTGCGCAAAATCCGCGCGCTGATGGGTTTGCCCGATTCCGTCACCCCGCATGCGCTCCGCCACAGCTTCGCCACGCACCTGCTCAGCGGTGGCGGAGACTTGCGCACCATCCAAGAATTGATGGGCCACGAGACCCTATCCACCACCCAGCGCTACACCGATGTCGACGCCCAACGCCTGCATGCGGTTTACTCCACAGCGCACCCGCGCGCCAAACGCCGGCGTTGA
- a CDS encoding F0F1 ATP synthase subunit epsilon, protein MAERVEFELVSPERLVKSQGVDMVVVPCSEGDIGVLAGHTPLIGTVRPGVVDIHENGKVMESIFVSGGFVEVTPDRCTLLAEEATSVMELNEETAQARLEAAQAALEKASSDVEKANAEAEIATAEAMLGALGASPAAH, encoded by the coding sequence ATGGCCGAACGGGTCGAATTCGAACTGGTCTCACCGGAACGCCTGGTTAAATCCCAAGGTGTGGACATGGTCGTCGTACCGTGCTCCGAAGGTGACATCGGTGTATTGGCGGGTCACACGCCGCTGATCGGAACCGTGCGCCCGGGTGTGGTGGACATCCACGAAAACGGCAAGGTGATGGAAAGCATTTTCGTCTCCGGCGGTTTCGTTGAAGTCACGCCCGACCGTTGCACGCTGTTGGCGGAAGAAGCCACGTCCGTGATGGAGCTCAACGAAGAAACCGCACAAGCCCGTCTCGAAGCGGCTCAAGCGGCTTTGGAAAAAGCATCCAGCGACGTGGAAAAAGCCAACGCCGAAGCAGAAATCGCAACGGCTGAAGCCATGCTGGGTGCTCTGGGCGCAAGCCCTGCGGCTCACTGA
- a CDS encoding F0F1 ATP synthase subunit delta, whose protein sequence is MSSETTGTTGLAGRYAKALFELAESANKLDKVAEDLKALGSLIQDSEELGSVLSSPVLSRSEQAKVMTAIADKAGMDELTSNFVGTVAQNRRLFALDSMIKAFLSQLSHRRGEATAQIVSAKTLSDAQLSAVSDVLKKAVGTNVSVEAEVDESLLGGMIVKVGSRMIDSSLKTQLQQLHLSMKGIG, encoded by the coding sequence GTGTCATCCGAGACCACAGGTACAACCGGCCTTGCGGGCCGCTACGCCAAAGCTCTATTCGAGCTGGCCGAGTCCGCAAACAAGCTGGACAAAGTCGCCGAAGACCTCAAAGCATTGGGGTCTTTGATCCAAGACAGCGAAGAATTGGGCTCTGTCCTTTCCTCGCCGGTCCTTTCCCGCTCCGAACAAGCCAAGGTTATGACGGCCATTGCCGACAAAGCCGGAATGGATGAGCTCACGTCCAACTTCGTTGGAACCGTCGCTCAAAACCGTCGCTTGTTTGCGCTGGACAGCATGATCAAGGCGTTTCTCAGTCAGTTATCTCACCGCCGGGGCGAAGCCACGGCGCAGATTGTTTCGGCGAAGACGTTGAGCGATGCTCAACTCTCTGCCGTTTCCGACGTGTTGAAAAAAGCAGTGGGGACCAATGTCTCCGTGGAGGCCGAGGTGGACGAAAGTCTGCTTGGCGGCATGATCGTCAAGGTCGGCTCCCGCATGATCGACTCGTCGCTTAAAACCCAGTTGCAGCAACTACACCTCTCAATGAAGGGGATTGGATAA
- a CDS encoding bacteriohemerythrin: MDFIQWNENYKVGHKVVDFDHITLVNITNDLFMRVERGAKNAEIASIIHHLIDYVERHFEREEELFLNSAYPDKDKHLDMHNDIRKTVKDIATIYQTNPDAINIREVLEFLKKWLTNHIMRADQGYAEYLEN; the protein is encoded by the coding sequence GTGGACTTCATTCAGTGGAACGAAAATTACAAGGTCGGCCATAAGGTCGTGGACTTTGACCACATCACCCTGGTCAACATCACCAACGACTTGTTTATGCGGGTCGAGCGCGGTGCTAAAAACGCCGAAATCGCGAGCATTATCCATCACCTGATCGATTATGTAGAACGCCATTTTGAGCGCGAAGAAGAGCTGTTTTTGAACTCCGCATATCCGGACAAAGACAAGCATCTGGACATGCACAATGACATTCGCAAAACTGTGAAGGACATTGCGACGATCTACCAAACCAATCCAGATGCCATCAACATCCGTGAAGTCTTGGAATTTCTAAAAAAGTGGCTCACCAATCACATCATGAGGGCCGACCAAGGCTACGCCGAGTACCTGGAAAACTAA
- a CDS encoding DUF484 family protein, producing the protein MSSTQHAKSFLSEDEIGQYLVKHPDFFSRNPDVLVQMNGPVALERPDGAIDFQAAMVDKMRDEMQNLTACAQDVIETSRTNMTYLTRTHAATLALLSAQDAEHMARIMTQDLPLLLDVDCVSFGFEQDYKAEAALRLPGVKMLPFHYLDATLGEGADVALVRDMLDDGTVFGEDSTMVRSAALARLRPNATLAGGVLALGSSIPGAFHPGQGTDLLNFLARVTEKLFTKWLSQG; encoded by the coding sequence ATGAGCAGCACACAACACGCCAAATCCTTTTTAAGTGAGGATGAAATCGGCCAATACTTGGTGAAACACCCGGATTTCTTTTCCAGAAACCCGGACGTTTTGGTGCAGATGAACGGCCCCGTGGCGCTGGAGCGCCCCGACGGCGCGATCGATTTCCAAGCCGCCATGGTCGACAAAATGCGCGACGAGATGCAGAACCTGACGGCCTGCGCCCAAGACGTGATTGAGACCAGCCGCACCAACATGACCTACCTGACGCGCACCCACGCGGCGACCTTGGCCTTGTTGTCGGCCCAAGACGCCGAGCACATGGCGCGCATCATGACCCAAGATTTACCGCTGTTGCTGGACGTGGATTGCGTCAGCTTCGGCTTCGAACAAGACTATAAAGCCGAAGCCGCGCTGCGCCTGCCCGGCGTCAAAATGCTGCCGTTCCATTATCTGGATGCGACTTTGGGTGAAGGCGCCGATGTGGCTTTGGTCCGTGACATGCTGGATGACGGCACCGTGTTTGGCGAAGACAGCACCATGGTGCGTTCCGCAGCCCTTGCCCGTTTGCGGCCCAACGCGACACTGGCGGGCGGTGTGCTTGCCTTAGGTTCCTCCATCCCCGGCGCGTTCCACCCGGGCCAAGGCACCGACTTGCTCAACTTCTTGGCGCGGGTCACTGAAAAGCTGTTCACCAAATGGCTGTCCCAGGGCTAA